A single region of the Metarhizium brunneum chromosome 6, complete sequence genome encodes:
- the Cstf2 gene encoding Cleavage stimulation factor subunit 2, whose product MSTRPPSRVVFVGNIPYGLSEEQITEIFSRAGKVERFRLVYDSETGRPKGFGFADYPDTGSSSNPYAATEHTAIASSTLPRNHADLISATDSASSAVRNLNDFEVMGRKLRVDFSNEQKSGDDDNSQSTSNPTNGTPTNAYGAQAISLPPLPAGKEIPPGLTCTDAISRTLNTLPPSQLLDILGQMKTLATSEPQRATELLQQAPQLSYAVFQALLLMGLVSPEAIQSVADPTAPLPAPQQPATAYPGSAAVSAYSTANNNTPPVAGMPYAPPAAAAPTTAQPSYGAPAAPPPASATAQDPDALMRAVMDLTQAQIDMLPEADKQQIMALRASFAGQRR is encoded by the exons ATGTCAACAAGACCGCCCTCTCGCGTGGTATTTGTGGGAAATATTCCTTACG GCCTCTCAGAGGAACAAATTACGGAAATCTTCAGCCGCGCCGGCAAGGTCGAACGATTCCGACTAGTATACGATTCCGAAACAGGTCGTCCAAAGGGTTTTGGATTTGCAGACTATCCAGATACTGGTTCGTCGAGTAACCCATACGCCGCTACTGAGCACACAGCCATCGCCTCCTCCACACTCCCTAGAAACCATGCTGACCTCATTTCTGCAACAGACAGTGCTTCATCTGCGGTACGAAATTTGAACGACTTTGAGGTTATGGGTCGCAAGCTCCGCGTCGACTTTTCTAATGAACAAAAGAGTGGTGACGATGACAATAGCCAA TCCACGTCGAATCCAACTAATGGTACGCCTACCAACGCATACGGCGCACAGGCGATCTCGCTACCTCCTCTCCCTGCCGGCAAGGAAATCCCCCCGGGATTGACCTGCACCGATGCCATCTCACGAACACTCAACACCCTCCCACCGTCCCAACTGCTCGATATCCTCGGACAGATGAAGACGCTAGCTACCTCTGAACCCCAGAGAGCGACAGAACTCCTCCAGCAGGCGCCGCAACTTTCGTATGCCGTATTCCAGGCACTCCTTCTCATGGGACTGGTATCCCCCGAAGCCATCCAGTCTGTCGCCGATCCTACGGCTCCTCTCCCGGCGCCTCAACAACCAGCGACGGCGTATCCCGGCTCTGCAGCGGTCTCCGCCTACTCAACTGCGAATAACAACACACCACCAGTGGCCGGTATGCCATatgcgccgccggcagcagcagcaccaacgACAGCCCAGCCGAGTTATGGCGCCCcggcggcaccaccaccagcatctGCGACAGCCCAGGACCCCGACGCTCTGATGAGAGCCGTCATGGACCTGACACAGGCCCAAATTGACATGCTTCCGGAAGCTGATAAACAGCAGATCATGGCCCTGAGAGCCTCATTTGCTGGTCAGCGGAGGTAA
- the DSF2 gene encoding Protein DSF2 — MPKRPDLLDLRADSHSSAMSSSSRPLRSPRMHVAGEVPPELSPLDAFALQSRLLAKQLQESNRDGNRMSRLPPLTVESPLIVQGRSEYFRSMSAESVSDPESPEPSSGFGFKTEIEDAFTNEERPKSMHPRMSQIPPTPDVDVPALPGSFPDILRGRQMDPVQQRGDVFGARQERSPSPIQSDSQSQYEKHSEPSPACKDNSLQSTSSRNAPVSTGSPERMKQGRFDELGLVPPPSLFPRRSSSILSSPVLEDDENSSNMGSSFHSLPRKLSSGSAALASSVHSPALTSSFKRSPSAASDSSALPRPSFNFSRPLSRAGTPGFDVPTRQASSDSQPSFILADDTAHTPVSMHSEAFMDQQTDDAKGAATSYIYSKFSLPRGKALQRQEPNEITSEQPMASSSNAQRYPNGAPPSPPTRPSSSSARTVPDDAISTVSGTTRPSMDVGKVSMESSRLAAAGTSSFPPRPSVDAIRKSEDGPRGRAFTSALHEQSRGRTPASTNTSDSASTIRPPPTSRSLAPTASEMSAEEHLAKGIECHENGSLNESTYHLRLAARQNLPTAMLLYALACRHGWGMRANQREGVEWLRKAAEHASIEIADDEDQVKEGRAAPAAVVERRARKAQFALSIYELGVSHMNGWGIEQDKSLALRCFEIAGTWGDVDALAEAGFCYAQGIGCKKNLKKSAKFYRMAEAKGMSMVGNSWIHKAKYNDDDEPSPSKDGKKTRSKSRTRTMFGLKSS; from the exons ATGCCGAAGCGCCCGGACTTGCTTGACCTGCGGGCTGATTCGCACTCTtctgccatgtcgtcgagctcCAGGCCTTTGCGATCCCCGCGCATGCACGTCGCTGGCGAAGTGCCGCCAGAGCTGTCTCCTCTCGATGCATTTGCCCTTCAGAGTCgcctgctggccaagcagctgCAGGAAAGCAACAGGGATGGAAATAGGATGAGCAGATTACCCCCCCTTACTGTTGAATCGCCTTTGATCGTCCAAGGCCGATCAGAGTACTTCCGTTCGATGTCAGCAGAATCTGTATCAGATCCTGAATCTCCAGAACCCTCCTctggctttggcttcaaAACCGAAATCGAGGATGCGTTTACAAACGAGGAACGGCCCAAGTCGATGCACCCGCGCATGAGCCAGATACCGCCTACCCCCGATGTTGACGTACCGGCCTTGCCTGGATCATTTCCAGATATCCTACGAGGACGACAAATGGACCCCGTCCAGCAACGTGGAGATGTCTTTGGCGCTCGCCAAGAGCGTTCACCATCACCGATCCAGAGTGATAGCCAGTCCCAATATGAAAAGCACTCTGAGCCATCTCCCGCTTGCAAGGACAATAGCTTACAGTCCACTTCTTCACGAAACGCACCTGTCTCTACAGGTTCTCCAGAGAGAATGAAGCAAGGCCGCTTTGATGAACTGGGTCttgtgccgccgccctcACTCTTCCCCAGACGCTCATCAAGCATCCTCTCCTCCCCCGTtcttgaagatgatgagaacTCGAGCAACATGGGCAGTTCGTTTCATTCCTTGCCACGTAAACTGTCCTCCGGCAGTGCTGCTCTGGCGAGTTCTGTGCATTCCCCTGCCTTGACCTCATCCTTTAAGAGGTCGCCGTCTGCTGCATCTGATTCATCCGCTCTTCCACGGCCGTCTTTCAATTTCTCGCGACCGCTTAGTAGAGCTGGCACACCTGGGTTCGACGTACCAACTCGTCAGGCTTCATCAGACAGCCAGCCATCATTCATCCTGGCTGATGATACTGCACATACTCCTGTTAGCATGCATAGCGAGGCTTTCATGGATCAGCAGACGGATGACGCTAAAGGTGCTGCTACATCGTACATTTATTCTAAATTTTCTCTTCCAAGAGGGAAAGCGCTTCAGCGACAAGAGCCAAATGAGATCACTTCGGAACAGCCCATGGCATCATCCAGCAATGCTCAACGTTATCCCAATGGCGCACCTCCATCACCTCCTACACGGCCTTCTAGTTCATCTGCTAGAACAGTTCCTGATGATGCGATTAGCACGGTGAGTGGCACAACTAGGCCGTCCATGGACGTTGGTAAAGTAAGTATGGAGAGCTCGAGACTAGCAGCTGCTGGCACATCGTCATTTCCTCCACGGCCATCAGTTGACGCGATTCGGAAGTCTGAGGATGGCCCAAGAGGGCGAGCCTTCACATCAGCTCTGCATGAGCAATCCCGGGGCAGGACGCCGGCCTCTACAAACACAAGCGATTCTGCCAGCACAATTCGGCCGCCACCTACGTCTAGATCCTTGGCCCCAACGGCCTCTGAAATGTCGGCAGAAGAGCATTTGGCCAAGGGCATAGAGTGTCATGAAAACGGTTCCTTGAATGAGTCAACATACCATCTCCGACTAGCCGCAAGACAGAATTTACCAACTGCCATGTTGCTATATGCTCTTGCATGCCGACATGGCTGGGGTATGCGAGCTAATCAACGAGAAGGTGTCGAATGGTTGAGAAAGGCAGCTGAGCATGCCAGCATCGAAATCGCGGATGACGAAGATCAAGTGAAAGAGGGCCGTGCTGCCCCAGCGGCTGTGGTTGAGAGGCGGGCGCGCAAAGCCCAGTTTGCTTTAAGCATTTACGAGCTGGGTGTTTCTCATATGAATGGATGGGGTATCGAACAAGACAAATCTCTTGCCCTCCGATGCTTTGAGATTGCTGGAA CTTGGGGTGATGTCGATGCCCTTGCAGAAGCAGGATTTTGCTATGCTCAAGGTATTGGATGCAAGAAGAACCTGAAGAAGAGCGCCAAGTTTTACCGCATGGCTGAAGCAAAAGGAATGAGCATGGTGGGAAATAGCTG GATCCACAAAGCCAAatacaacgacgacgacgagccgTCACCAAGCAAGGACGGGAAAAAGACACGCAGCAAATCCCGTACACGCACCATGTTTGGCCTCAAGTCTTCATAG